The following DNA comes from Bradyrhizobium sp. SK17.
AGGCCGAGCGCGTGATCGGCGATCACGACCGCAACACGCTGCGGCTGCGTCTCGACCCCGCCGGCGCGGGCGGCGGCCTCGAACCCGGCATGAGCGTGCGGATCGAGCATTGAGGCGTAGCGCCCGGCCGCAAGCGGTAACAACGCGCGTCTCAACGCTTCGCCCCTGCCCTCCCGCACCACAGTCATCCGCCTGTCAGAAGATTGAGACAAGAAGACCACAGCGTCGGCCGCATTCGGCTCGTCCCCGCGGCATGCCAGCCCCGACGCGATATGGAAGATGGAGGCTTGGCCGTCATGCAGATTCGTTCGCGACGAAACGTTCATGTTGGAGCGATGCTGCTCGGTGCGGCTGCACTGGCGGTCCTGCTGCCGTCGATGGCATTGGCACAAAGCGGTGCGGCGCCGGCCGGTGCCAAACCCTTTCTCACCGTCGATGGAAAAATGCCGCTGGTGATCGGACATCGCGGCGTGCCCGGCCTGGTGCCCGAGGAGACCGAGGCATCGTATGAATTGGCCGCCGATCTCGGAACGGACGCGCTCGAAGAGGATTTGCACCTCACCAAGGATTGTATTCTGGTCGCGCGTCACAACCCGTGGCTTGGCGACAACACCAACGTCGCCGAAGTCGCGAAGACCAATCCGGAAGTCGCGGCCCGCAAGCGCACGGTGCGCGGCGTTCTCGTCAAGGCTCCCGCTTCGAGCGGCGGCCCGGCTGAGTATCCCATCGATCTCGTCGATCCGGCCGATGCCAAATCGGTGCTGAAGGCGTTGATCGTCGACGGCGACGACCACACCAACGACTGGTCGATCACCGATTTCACCATGGCCGAGCTGAAGCAGTGGATCGGCGGCACCACCTATGATGCGGCGAACGAACGGCCAAAACTGTTCAACGGCAAGTTTCCGATCATCAGTTTCCAGGACATCATCGACATCGCCAAGGCCAAGAGCAAGGCGACGGGTCGGACCATCGCGGTCTATCCGGAAACCAAGAACCCGACCTGGAACAACGCCCAGGCCATCGCCAATGGCTGCGGCGCGCCGGGCAGCCATCCGCTCGAGGATGCCCTGATCAAGATCATCGGGGATAACGGCCTCAACGCGAAGGACGCGCCGATCATCGTCCAGAGCTTCGAGCCCGGCAGCCTGAAATACATGCGCAGCCATGGGTTGGAAACGCGGCAGGTCCAGCTCGTCGACGGCAACGGCGTCGACTTCAAGACCGGCAAGGTGCTGCTCAACAACATCGCGAATTCCCGCCCGTATGACTGGACGGTTGCAGGTGACAGCCGCACCTTCGACGCGATGCTGACGCCTGCGGGCCTCGCGGAGATCAAGACCTATGCCGACGGCGTCGGTCCTTGGAAGGCCTATATCGTGCCGTACAAGATCTCGCCCTGGAAGGACGCTGGCGCCGACGGCAAGCCCTACAAGGGATCAACCGCAGAGGCTTCGACGCAGGACGCCACCAGCGTGATCGCCGACGCGCACAAGTTCGGTCTGTTCGTGCACGTCTTCACGTTCCGCAACGAGAAGAAATATCTCGCGGCCGACTATCGCGGCGACCCTGCCCTCGAATATTTGAAGTTCTTCCGCCTCGGCGTGGATGGCGTGTTCACGGACTTCACCCACACCGGCGTCGCCGCCCGCGCGGCTTACTTGCGCGAACTCGGCTGGTGACACCATACGCGACCTGAACCGAACGCGGGCCGGGCCGACGATGACAGCGGCTCGGCTCGCGACTGAAAAAGAACAAAACAACCGGTATCGCGGCCGCAGCGATAGAGATGTTGCGCGAATTGACTTCATAACAGCAACAATGCGCTGATCCGCCTCGCTTAAGATGCCCCACGAAGCGAAAGGCGGTGCATCATGAAGGTGCGGTCGGGTCTGCTCGAAGCGATTGGCAACATGCCCCTGATCAGGCTCCGCGGAGCATCTGACGCCACCGGTTGCGACATCTACGGCAAGGCCGAGTTTCTCAATCCCGGCGGCTCGATCAAGGATCGCGCGGCGCTCGCCATCATCGACGACGCCGAGCGACGCGGCGAGCTCCAGCCGGGCGGCGTGATCGTGGAAGGCACCGCCGGCAATGTCGGGATCGGCATTGCGCTCGTGGCCAATGTCCGCGGCTATCGCTCGGTCATCGTCATGCCGGACACCCAGAGCCAGGAGAAGCAGGACATGCTGCGGCTCTACGGCGCCGAACTTCGCCTGATGCCCGCCGTGCCCTCCTCCAACCCCGGGCACTACGCGAACTATTCCGGTCGCCTCGCCAAAGAACTCGGCGCGTTCTGGGCCAATCAGTTCGACAACGTCGCCAACCGCGACGGACATTATCGCACGACCGGTCCCGAGATCTGGCAACAGACCGACGGCAAGGTAGATGGCTTCACCTGTGCCGTCGGCAGTGGCGGGACATTGGGCGGCATCGCCCGCGCGCTCAAGGAACGCAATCCGGACGTGAAGATCGCGCTCAGCGACCCGATGGGTGCCGCGCTCTACAACTGGTTCACCAAAGGCGAGCTGACCGCCGAGGGCGATTCAGTCACCGAAGGAATCGGCCAAGTGCGGGTGACGAGGAATCTCGACGGCACGCCGATCGACATGGCCTACCAGATCACCGACCAGGAGGCCTTGCCCGTGCTGTTCGACCTCATCGCACATGAGGGATTGGTGCTGGGCAGCTCCAGCGCGATCAACATCGTCGGCGCCATGCGGCTGGCGCGCGATCTCGGCCCGGGCAAGACCATCGTCACGATCCTGGCGGATGGTGGCCAGCGTTACCAGTCCAATCTGTTCAATCCGGATTTCCTGCGCAGCAAGAACCTGCCCGTGCCGCCTTGGTTGAAATGAGGATTCGCGCGCCGTCCGCGCAGAACAAAAGCGCGCCCGGCAATACCGGGCGCGCCTGTTTTCCTCACGATGCGATGCGCGTTACTCGGTCGAATATTTGAACTCGGGCATCGCCTTCAGCTCATCCTTGGTCGCGCTGAACACGGCGTGATCCGGGTACCAGGGATTTGGCTTCGACGCCGTAGCGGCGGGTGCCGCGCCGGTGGTGGTGGTCTTGGTCGTGCTGCCGGTATTCGACGCGCCGGCGGCGCCGGTGTAGGCGATCGGCTCGCTGACGAACTTCACCTTGTCGAGCGGCACGGCGACCAGATGCTCGCCGACGCCAAGGAAGCCGCCGACGCCGATCACGACCGCCTTGACGGCGCCGCTCTTGTCCATCAGCAGATCGTTGATCGAGCCGACGCTCTCATTGCTGTCGTTGTAGACGCTGAGGCCGACCACCTTCGATGCGCGCCAGTTGCCTTGATAGGACGTCGGCGATGTCGTCGTCGTCGACGCCGCAGGAGCCATCTTGTCGCCCTTGTCGGTTGGCGTCTGTGCAATCGCGACAGTTGCAAGCAGGGCGGAGCCGGCCACGCCTGCGATGATGGATTTGACCAACATTGTTGCGCTCTCCTCAGTTCGCAAAATCGATGCTGGGAGAACCCGTCATCTGCGCAACCGTTCCTACCGAGGCTGCGGTCAAACGCCGCCACGGCGCGGAGGAACGTCATGGCAGCGACGAGGCAAGCTTCGGTTTGCGACGGTCCGGCGCCGGGAACGTTGTGGTGCTTGACGAAGGAAGTCGCCAGCTTTCAATTGGGCTGCGGTTGAGCCTCACGACTGCGCCGGACGCGCAGTCCCCGATTTGACGATGTTTGGCTCACTAAGTCGTCCCGGCGAACCGCGCTCGCGACAGGGCTCTCGATCGAGATGAGCCGATCGACCGCGCGATCAGAAGCCGCCCCAATAGGGCGGCACGCCATAGAAGCGATGCAGCTCGGCTTCCTGCGAGCGGTCGCCCCAATCGAAATCCTTGTCGGCACGGAACGACGGTGCGCGCTTCAGCTCATCATCCTCGATGTCGAGCTCGTAGGCCTCGAACTTGGTGTTGTAGTGCAGTCGGCCCCAGGGCAGCGGGATCAGGTTGGTTCCGATCCCGAGGAAGCCACCGAAGCTCAGCACCGCGTACGACACCCTGCCCGAAATCTTGTCAATCATCAGCCGCTCGATGTGGCCGATCATGTCGCCATTGGCCCGGCGCACCGCGGTGCCCTCGACCCGATCGCTTGCAATGAGCTGATGCGGTCTGGTCCGGACGTCGACAGCCATCTCACCCTCCCTCGCTTGAAAAGAGAAACAACGCGTTGCCGTCGAAACCGGTTCCGGCCCCCGATAGGACAGTCGCGCTTCCCTTTTCCGGGCCATCGGACCGCTTCCGGCACCGCATCGCAGCCGGCGGAGTTCTATCCGTATTTCAACGGGCTACGCTGGATGACAGAACGATAACTTTTCTCCGCCGCGCCGACCTGTTAACTCGTTATGCCGGGCAAGATTTCAGAAATACACTGAAACAAAAATCCTGAGCCGCTTCCCCCGAATCACGGACAAAAGAGTCGGTATGACCCAGGCTGCGCCCAATATCCTAGTCGTCGAGGACGACCGCGAGACGCGGTCGCTCATCGCGAAATATCTCCGCACCAATTCCTGCCATGTCACGACCGCCTCCGACGGCCGCGAAATGGCCAAGGCCATGACCGATCACCGGGTGGATCTCCTCGTGCTCGACGTGATGCTGCCCGGCGAGGACGGTCTCAGCCTGTGCCGCAAGGTACGCGCGGAGTCGCAGACGCCGATCATCATGCTCACCGCGCGCGGCGAGGACGTCGACCGCATCCTCGGCCTCGAGATGGGCGCCGACGATTATCTGGCCAAGCCGTTCAACCCCCGCGAGCTGCTGGCACGGATCAACGCGGTGCTGCGCCGGCAGGCCGCCGCCCGCAACGCCAGCGCGATCGAGGGTGCCACCACGCTGACCTTCCTCGGCTGGCGCATCGACATCCGCCTGCGCGAGCTGCGCAACCCCGAGGGTGCGCGCGTCGCCATGACCAGCGCCGAGTTCGACCTGCTGCGCACCTTCTGCGAACGGCCCGGCCGCGTGCTGTCGCGCGACAGCCTGCTCGACCTGACGCAGGGCCGCAGCGCCGGCTCGTTCGAGCGTTCGATCGACGTGCTGGTCAGCCGCATCCGCCGCAAGATCGAGCCCGATCCGCAGGAAGCCACCATGATCAAGACCGTGCGCTCCGGCGGCTATGTGTTCACCCCGCGGGTGGAGGCGGCTGCCGCCCCGAGCAACTGACGATGAGACTGCTGCGCGTGCTGAGTCTGCGGGGGATCGGCGCCCAGATGGCGGCGCTGGTCGTCGTCTCGATCGTCGCGCTGCACCTGATCATCACCGCAACCTTCCTGATCCATCGCCCCGACCGGCCGGAGCCTTCGGATCGCTGGCACACCCAGCTCGCCGCCGCCGCGCAACTGCTGGGGCATGCCCCGGCGTCCGAGCGGCCGCGGCTGCAAGCCGATATTGTCAGAGCCTTCCCGCAACTGGCGATCAGCGACCTGCCGGCCAATAGCGGCGCGCTCACCGATGCCGACCCGCCCAGCCTGCACGCGCTGCGCCGGCTCGGCGCCGGCTATCACGTGTTCTCGGTGCCGCGCGAGGCGGGCAGCACGCCGCATGATGGCGAGGTCCGCCGAGTCGCCATCCGCTTGCCCGACGGCGCCATGTTCGCGGCGAACCTGATGCCGGATCAGCACATGCGGCCGTTCTGGGGCGGGCCGTGGATGATGACGGTGCTGTTCGCCGTCATCAGCGTCACCCTGCTCGGCCTGTGGGCGGCATGGGCGCTGACCGCGCCGCTGTCGTCCTTCGTCAAGGCTGCCGAGACCTTCAGCCTGAACGGCGCCGCCGCGCCGCTGCCGGAGCGCGGTCCCGAGGAGATCCGCTCGCTGGCCAAGGCGCTGAACCGGATGCGCGAGCGCATCACCACATTGATCGACGACCGCACCAAGATGCTGGCCGCGATCAGCCACGACCTGCGCACGCCGATCACCCGGATGCGGCTGCGCGCCGAATTCATCGAGGACGAGACCCACCGCCACCGCATGCTGCGCGACCTCGACCAGATGCGCTCGATGCTGGAATCGGTGCTGTCGTTCCTGCGCAACGACCGCAAGCTCGAGGCGATGACGCTGGTCGACATCGCGAGCACGCTGCACCTCGTCACCGACCAGTTCGTCGACATGGGGCACAAGGTCAATTACGAGGGCCCGCAGCACGCGATGGCGACGGCGCGGCCGGCCGACCTGCATCGCTGCATCACCAACCTGGTCGACAACGCCACGCGGTTCGGCGGCGAAGTGACCGTCCGCCTCGACGTCAGGCCCGATCGCCTCGTCGTCGACATCGAGGACGACGGCCCCGGCATTTCCGACGCGCACAAGGCGACCGTGCTGGAGCCGTTCGTGCGTGGCGACCAGGCGCGCAACATGGATGAGGCCGAAGGCTTCGGCCTCGGCCTGTCGATCGCCAACGCCATCGTGCTGGCGCATGGCGGCACGCTGTCGCTGCACGACCGCAAGCCGCACGGACTGGTGGTCCGGATCGAGCTGCCGGGACGGCAGCAGCAGTTGCAGCCGCCGCAAAAATCCGCGGCCTGATCAGAACCAGCGATTAGGACATCAGGCCGCGAGCGGCGTGAGCTGCGCGTGCTCGTAGATCGCGATGGCTTCGAAGCGATAGTTGCAGGCGCGGCAATTCCACAGATACGAGGTGCGGCCTTCGCTGTGCTCCACCCAGTCGGGACGAGCGATCGGCTTGCCGCATTGCGCGCAGGGATTTTCGCGAGGCATGTAGCCAGTGTCCTGTCGGACCGAATCTTGACGATTCACGGCGCATCTCCCGAATGTTGTTTTTGCGTGCTTTGGAATGGACAGACGTGCTGACTGAACACGCGCGCTCTGTCGTGCACGGAGTCTAGACCTTGATCGAGTCGTTTGCACGACAAACCGCTGTGGATTGTGTGCGGCAAAATCGGGTCAGACATTTTGGCGCATCGATCGATTGCATCGTCCGGCACACCCGGCGGCCGGACCGTCACGGACGCAGAACCTTCGCTTATGCGAAGGCTTTGCCACATTCCTGCCCGCTCGGCGTACCAATGAGACCGCAGAACCGACGCGCGTTGATCACCCGGGCGACCCGACATGAAGACCGTTCAGACTCTCAGCTTCCTTGCCGCCGCCGCGTGGTTTGCATCCTGCGCCGGCGCGCAGGCGCAATCGCGCGCGCAATATGAGGCGATGGTGACGGCCGAGGCCCAGGCGAACCTGGTGCCGGAAGAGCTGGTGCATCGCGTCATCGTGCGCGAGAGCAAGTATCAGCCGCATCTGATCGGGCGCGGCGGCGCCATCGGCATGATGCAGATCAAGCTCGCGACCGCCCGCGGGGTCGGCTACACCGGTACCGCCGAAGGCCTGCGCGACGCCGCGACCAACCTCCGGTATGGCGTCAAATACCTCGCCGGCGCCTACCGGGCCGCCCATGGCGATTTCGATCGAGCCGTGCGTTATTTCGCGGGCGGGTATTACTACGTCGCAAAGCGGCAGCGTGGGGATCGCCTCAAGGAAGCCAAGCTTGGCGGCACGGGTGCACCGCCAAAGGAACTGGCCAAGCAGGAACAGGGAACGGCCGATACCGCCGAGCCGAAGCCGGAACAGGCTGCCAAATAGCTGATTGCATGTCCCGGACGCGGTGCGTTGCGCCGCAGAGCCGGGATCTCCATTTCGAAGGACATGGGCCCCGGCTCGGCAGGGCACCGCCGCGCGCTGCGCTGCGTCCGGGACACGAGCGCCCTGCGCACACCGGGGTGCAGCTTCGGGCATACACGTTGACACGTCAGCCCATCCGCTTACATTAGAGGCGTTCCGAGGGGTGCTCCGAAGGAGGAGCTGAGATACCGCAAGCTTGGACTTCGCCACTTTGTCATCGACGAAGTTGCGAACAGTCCGGGACCGCGGTGACCCTTTGAACCTGATCCGGGTCATGCCGGCGAAGGGACAGGGATGTATCAGACGTCAAGACCGCGGGGGATTCCCCCGTCTCCATCATCGGCGCAGGCATAGCCGGCGCCTGGCATGCGCTGTTGCTCGCAGAGGCCGGGCGTGCCGTAACCCTGCACGAGCGCAGTGACGCCGGGATGACGGAATCCACAAGCCATTGGGCCGGCGGAATGCTGGCGCCGTGGTGCGAGGAGGAGGCCGCCGAGCCGGTGATCACCCGACTCGGCATCCGCTCGCTCGATCTGTGGCGGCGACATTTCCCGGAAACGCCGTTCAACGGCTCGCTGGTGGTGGCGCATCCGCGCGACCGCACCGATTTCGAGCGCTTTGCCCGACTCACCACCGGTTACCGACGGCTGGACGCCGAGGGCGTTCGCGCGCTGGAGCCGGCGCTCGAGGGCCGCTTCGGCTCTGGCCTGTTCTATCCGGACGAGGGTCATGTCGAGCCGCGCCGCGTGCTGCCGCGGCTGCATGCCGCGATCGCCAAGGCCGGCGGCGCCATCAAGTTCGGCAGCGACGCCGAGGCTGACGATCTCGACGGCCTCGTGATCGACTGCCGCGGGCTGGCTGCGCGCGACCACGAGCCGAGCCTGCGCGGCGTCAAGGGCGAGATGATCATCATCGAGACCTCAGAGGTCGAATTGCTGCGCCCGGTGCGGCTGATCCATCCGCGCTGGCCGCTCTACGTGATCCCGCGCGGCGATGGTCGCTTCATGCTGGGCGCGACCTCGATCGAGGCCGAGGACAACGGCGTCAGCGTGCGCTCGGCGCTGGAGCTGTTAGGGGCCGCCTATGTCGTGCATCCGGCGTTCGGCGAGGCCCGCATCGTCGAATTCGGTGCCGGCTTGCGGCCGGCATTTCCGGACAATCTGCCGAAAATCAGGATCGAACAGGAACGCATCACGGTGAACGGACTCTACCGTCACGGCTTCCTGCTGGCGCCGGCGCTGGCCGAGCTGACGCTCGCCTATCTCGCGCGCGGCGAAATCGACAACGAGGTGATGCAATGCGCGTGATCGTGAATGGCGAGCAGCGGGAGATCGCGGCGGCAAGTGTCGATGCGCTGCTGGCCGAGCTCGACTACGAGGGCACGCATTTCGCGATCGCGCTCAACTACGACGTGGTGCCGAAGAGCCGCTGGGCCGAGACAGCATTGAAGGCCGGCGACGAGATCGAGATCATCACGCCGCGGCAGGGAGGATGATGTGATGCGTGCAGACGAGCCCCACAGTCAGCCGTCATCGCCCGGCTTGACCGGGCGATCCAGTACGCCGCGGCTTCTCCGTATTACGGCGCGGCCTCTGGAATACTGGATCCCCGCTTTCGCGGGGACGACGAGTTGTATGCGCGGCAGCGAACAGGGCCACGAGGCATAGACACCATGGTCACCTTCTACGGCAAATCCTTCCCATCCCGCCTCTTGATCGGCACGGCACTGTATCCCTCGCCGGCCATCATGCAGGGCGCGATCCGCGCCTCCGGCGCCAGCATCGTCACGGTGTCGCTGCGCCGCGAGGCGGCCGGCGGCAAGACCGGCGATGCGTTCTGGTCGCTGATCCGCGAGCTCGGCGTCACCGTGCTGCCGAACACCGCGGGCTGCCGCAGCGTCAAGGAGGCGGTGACCACTGCGAAGCTGGCGCGCGAATTGTTCGGCACGCCCTGGATCAAGCTCGAGGTGATCGCAGACAACGACACCTTGCAGCCCGACGTGGTCGGCCTGGTCGAGGCCGCCACCATCCTGATCAAGGATGGCTTCGAGGTGTTCCCCTATTGCACCGAGGATTTCTCGGTCGCCTCGCGCCTCGTCGAGGCCGGCTGCAAGGTGGTGATGCCGTGGGCCGCGCCGATCGGAAGTGCCAAGGGCATCACCAACCGCGACTCGTTGAGGCTGCTGCGCGATCGCCTGCCGGACATCACGCTGGTGGTCGACGCCGGGCTCGGCGCGCCGTCGCATGCCGCCGAGGCGCTGGAGCTCGGCTACGACGCCGTGCTGCTCAACACCGCGGTCGCCAAGGCCGCCGATCCCATTGCAATGGCCAACGCCTTCCGCCTCGGCGTCGAGGCCGGCCGCACCGCCTATGAAGCCGGGCTGATGGAAGCCCGCGATTTCGCCTCCCCCTCCACCCCTGTCGTTGGGACCCCGTTCTGGCATGCCGTATCCTGATCCATTTTATCCCGTCGTCGACAGCGTGGCCTGGGTCGAGCGCCTGACCAGGCTCGGCGTCGGCACCATCCAGCTACGCGCCAAGGAGCTCGATGACGCCGCGGCGCTCAAGATCGTCCGCGATGCGCTGGCGGTGACCAAGGGCACGCCGACCAAGCTCGTCGTCAACGACTACTGGCGCGCGGCGATCGTCGCCGGCGCCGAGCATCTGCATCTCGGCCAGGAGGACCTGGTCGATGCCGACCTCGCCGAGATCCGTAAAGCCAAGCTGACGCTCGGTGTCTCCACCCATGACGACGCCGAGCTCGCGGCCGCGCTCGCCGCCAAGCCCGACTATGTCGCGCTCGGCCCGATCTTCTTCACCACGCTGAAATCGATGCGGTTCGCGCCGCAGGGGATCCCGAAGATCACCGAATGGAAGAAGCGGGTCGGCAACATCCCGCTTGTCGCGATCGGTGGCATCAAGTTCGAGCACGCCGCCGAGATCTTCGCAGCCGGCGCCGATTCAATCGCCGTCGTCAGCGACGTCACCCAGAACGCCGACCCCGACGCGCGGGTGCGGCAATGGCTCGGCCTCAACGCGGAGGCCGCGTGATGCAGACTCTCGTTCCACACACCCTGCCGTCATCGCCCGGCCTGTGCGCAATTGCGCACATGGACCGGGCGACCCAGTACGCCGCGGCTTCTCCGTATCACACCGCGGCCTCTGGAATACTGGATCCCCGCTTTCGCGGGGATGACAGCAGTAATCACCTCTCGCGCAGCGACGCCAACGAATTGAAGTAAGGAGGATCCCTCATGAACATCCGCTCCAACCCCGACACGACACTCCCCGCCGTCACCACCGGATCGCTGCCCGCCTCGCGCAAGATCTTCGCGACGCCGGCCAGCGCGCCCGACGTCCGCGTGCCGCTGCGCGAGATCATCCTCTCCGAAGGCGCCGGCGAGCCGAACCTGCCGGTCTATGACACCTCGGGTCCCTACACCGATCCCAACGTCACGATCGACGTCAACGCCGGCCTGCCGCGCAATCGGCTCGCCTGGGTCAAGGAGCGCGGCGGCGTCGAGGAGTATGAGGGCCGCACCATCAAGCCGGAAGACAACGGCAATGTCGGCGCATCTCACGCCGCCAAGGCGTTCACCGCGCACCACACGCCGCTGCGCGGCCTCGACGGCCACAAGATCACCCAGCTCGAATTCGCCCGCGCTG
Coding sequences within:
- a CDS encoding lytic transglycosylase domain-containing protein, translated to MKTVQTLSFLAAAAWFASCAGAQAQSRAQYEAMVTAEAQANLVPEELVHRVIVRESKYQPHLIGRGGAIGMMQIKLATARGVGYTGTAEGLRDAATNLRYGVKYLAGAYRAAHGDFDRAVRYFAGGYYYVAKRQRGDRLKEAKLGGTGAPPKELAKQEQGTADTAEPKPEQAAK
- the thiS gene encoding sulfur carrier protein ThiS translates to MRVIVNGEQREIAAASVDALLAELDYEGTHFAIALNYDVVPKSRWAETALKAGDEIEIITPRQGG
- a CDS encoding PRC-barrel domain-containing protein produces the protein MLVKSIIAGVAGSALLATVAIAQTPTDKGDKMAPAASTTTTSPTSYQGNWRASKVVGLSVYNDSNESVGSINDLLMDKSGAVKAVVIGVGGFLGVGEHLVAVPLDKVKFVSEPIAYTGAAGASNTGSTTKTTTTGAAPAATASKPNPWYPDHAVFSATKDELKAMPEFKYSTE
- a CDS encoding response regulator, which encodes MTQAAPNILVVEDDRETRSLIAKYLRTNSCHVTTASDGREMAKAMTDHRVDLLVLDVMLPGEDGLSLCRKVRAESQTPIIMLTARGEDVDRILGLEMGADDYLAKPFNPRELLARINAVLRRQAAARNASAIEGATTLTFLGWRIDIRLRELRNPEGARVAMTSAEFDLLRTFCERPGRVLSRDSLLDLTQGRSAGSFERSIDVLVSRIRRKIEPDPQEATMIKTVRSGGYVFTPRVEAAAAPSN
- a CDS encoding thiamine phosphate synthase → MPYPDPFYPVVDSVAWVERLTRLGVGTIQLRAKELDDAAALKIVRDALAVTKGTPTKLVVNDYWRAAIVAGAEHLHLGQEDLVDADLAEIRKAKLTLGVSTHDDAELAAALAAKPDYVALGPIFFTTLKSMRFAPQGIPKITEWKKRVGNIPLVAIGGIKFEHAAEIFAAGADSIAVVSDVTQNADPDARVRQWLGLNAEAA
- a CDS encoding PRC-barrel domain-containing protein codes for the protein MAVDVRTRPHQLIASDRVEGTAVRRANGDMIGHIERLMIDKISGRVSYAVLSFGGFLGIGTNLIPLPWGRLHYNTKFEAYELDIEDDELKRAPSFRADKDFDWGDRSQEAELHRFYGVPPYWGGF
- a CDS encoding ATP-binding protein; translated protein: MRLLRVLSLRGIGAQMAALVVVSIVALHLIITATFLIHRPDRPEPSDRWHTQLAAAAQLLGHAPASERPRLQADIVRAFPQLAISDLPANSGALTDADPPSLHALRRLGAGYHVFSVPREAGSTPHDGEVRRVAIRLPDGAMFAANLMPDQHMRPFWGGPWMMTVLFAVISVTLLGLWAAWALTAPLSSFVKAAETFSLNGAAAPLPERGPEEIRSLAKALNRMRERITTLIDDRTKMLAAISHDLRTPITRMRLRAEFIEDETHRHRMLRDLDQMRSMLESVLSFLRNDRKLEAMTLVDIASTLHLVTDQFVDMGHKVNYEGPQHAMATARPADLHRCITNLVDNATRFGGEVTVRLDVRPDRLVVDIEDDGPGISDAHKATVLEPFVRGDQARNMDEAEGFGLGLSIANAIVLAHGGTLSLHDRKPHGLVVRIELPGRQQQLQPPQKSAA
- a CDS encoding thiazole synthase, with protein sequence MVTFYGKSFPSRLLIGTALYPSPAIMQGAIRASGASIVTVSLRREAAGGKTGDAFWSLIRELGVTVLPNTAGCRSVKEAVTTAKLARELFGTPWIKLEVIADNDTLQPDVVGLVEAATILIKDGFEVFPYCTEDFSVASRLVEAGCKVVMPWAAPIGSAKGITNRDSLRLLRDRLPDITLVVDAGLGAPSHAAEALELGYDAVLLNTAVAKAADPIAMANAFRLGVEAGRTAYEAGLMEARDFASPSTPVVGTPFWHAVS
- a CDS encoding FAD-dependent oxidoreductase, producing the protein MIGAGIAGAWHALLLAEAGRAVTLHERSDAGMTESTSHWAGGMLAPWCEEEAAEPVITRLGIRSLDLWRRHFPETPFNGSLVVAHPRDRTDFERFARLTTGYRRLDAEGVRALEPALEGRFGSGLFYPDEGHVEPRRVLPRLHAAIAKAGGAIKFGSDAEADDLDGLVIDCRGLAARDHEPSLRGVKGEMIIIETSEVELLRPVRLIHPRWPLYVIPRGDGRFMLGATSIEAEDNGVSVRSALELLGAAYVVHPAFGEARIVEFGAGLRPAFPDNLPKIRIEQERITVNGLYRHGFLLAPALAELTLAYLARGEIDNEVMQCA
- a CDS encoding glycerophosphodiester phosphodiesterase family protein, whose product is MQIRSRRNVHVGAMLLGAAALAVLLPSMALAQSGAAPAGAKPFLTVDGKMPLVIGHRGVPGLVPEETEASYELAADLGTDALEEDLHLTKDCILVARHNPWLGDNTNVAEVAKTNPEVAARKRTVRGVLVKAPASSGGPAEYPIDLVDPADAKSVLKALIVDGDDHTNDWSITDFTMAELKQWIGGTTYDAANERPKLFNGKFPIISFQDIIDIAKAKSKATGRTIAVYPETKNPTWNNAQAIANGCGAPGSHPLEDALIKIIGDNGLNAKDAPIIVQSFEPGSLKYMRSHGLETRQVQLVDGNGVDFKTGKVLLNNIANSRPYDWTVAGDSRTFDAMLTPAGLAEIKTYADGVGPWKAYIVPYKISPWKDAGADGKPYKGSTAEASTQDATSVIADAHKFGLFVHVFTFRNEKKYLAADYRGDPALEYLKFFRLGVDGVFTDFTHTGVAARAAYLRELGW
- a CDS encoding cysteine synthase A → MKVRSGLLEAIGNMPLIRLRGASDATGCDIYGKAEFLNPGGSIKDRAALAIIDDAERRGELQPGGVIVEGTAGNVGIGIALVANVRGYRSVIVMPDTQSQEKQDMLRLYGAELRLMPAVPSSNPGHYANYSGRLAKELGAFWANQFDNVANRDGHYRTTGPEIWQQTDGKVDGFTCAVGSGGTLGGIARALKERNPDVKIALSDPMGAALYNWFTKGELTAEGDSVTEGIGQVRVTRNLDGTPIDMAYQITDQEALPVLFDLIAHEGLVLGSSSAINIVGAMRLARDLGPGKTIVTILADGGQRYQSNLFNPDFLRSKNLPVPPWLK